Proteins from a genomic interval of Providencia stuartii:
- a CDS encoding energy-coupling factor ABC transporter ATP-binding protein has protein sequence MVVNLQQLVFIPSNTEFSPLGPVDIQLSAGQWLAIFGGNGSGKSTLAQLLCGWFPELLTGKLDGVAEVLSQPISNNHLAALSSQRQLVQQAPQLQLSGCGFSVEQEIAFGPENLGLPEEQIRQRVNDAMRLTHSERLRDRHPNSLSGGEAQRVVIACALAMQPKLLLLDEAFSRLTPKATQTMLLNLKQYSQQTGCSVILFERNLLPAISFCEQLMLLAHGKVIASHDKTRVFTAAQPTINMPDAWRVLGHLMNQNHWQAALPTDDNALLNAFKDYHDSR, from the coding sequence GTGGTGGTAAATTTACAGCAATTGGTTTTCATACCTAGCAATACCGAGTTTTCTCCTCTCGGACCTGTCGACATCCAGTTGTCCGCAGGTCAGTGGCTTGCGATATTTGGTGGTAATGGTAGTGGCAAAAGCACGTTAGCTCAGCTTCTTTGCGGTTGGTTTCCTGAGCTGCTCACAGGCAAGCTTGACGGTGTCGCTGAAGTCTTATCACAACCAATATCGAATAACCATTTGGCTGCACTCAGTAGTCAAAGGCAGTTGGTTCAACAAGCACCACAACTTCAATTATCAGGATGTGGATTTAGCGTAGAACAAGAAATTGCCTTTGGCCCTGAAAACCTTGGATTACCTGAAGAACAAATTAGACAACGAGTCAATGACGCTATGCGGTTAACTCATAGTGAGAGACTTCGTGACCGCCACCCAAATTCTTTATCAGGAGGAGAAGCGCAACGTGTTGTGATTGCCTGTGCCCTCGCAATGCAACCTAAACTGCTCTTATTGGATGAAGCCTTCAGTCGTTTAACGCCAAAAGCCACACAAACCATGTTACTCAACTTAAAACAGTATTCTCAGCAAACAGGTTGCAGTGTGATTTTATTCGAACGTAACCTGCTTCCTGCGATCAGCTTTTGTGAACAATTAATGTTATTAGCGCATGGCAAGGTGATTGCTAGCCATGACAAAACGCGTGTTTTTACTGCGGCGCAACCGACTATCAATATGCCTGATGCTTGGCGTGTTTTGGGTCACTTAATGAATCAAAACCATTGGCAAGCCGCACTCCCAACTGACGATAACGCTTTGCTGAATGCCTTTAAGGATTACCATGATAGTCGTTGA
- a CDS encoding energy-coupling factor transporter transmembrane component T, with the protein MHPFTSLTLWLWLSISVVLLPFGWPLITISLASFAALLIWRQARYRWRFVCWFMLPMACGLWLIHGGWLAYWLTGEFTTTPQQQKALTLWFQLFAIMSSAQLWLQYVPTEKFIRALFASRLPSSFSYLFAGPLLFLEQLRQQLASIKEAQLARGVPLDGHLWQRLISLPALLLPLMTQTLSEMAIRGAALDMRGFRSVSHRTTLDAPKDSTMQSIFRYSLLMVIVIEGGIRWWW; encoded by the coding sequence ATGCACCCTTTTACGTCGCTAACATTATGGCTTTGGTTGAGTATCAGCGTAGTGCTGCTGCCGTTTGGCTGGCCATTAATCACAATCAGTTTAGCCAGCTTCGCTGCTTTGCTGATTTGGCGACAGGCTCGCTATCGTTGGCGGTTTGTGTGTTGGTTTATGCTACCAATGGCGTGTGGCTTATGGTTGATCCATGGCGGATGGCTAGCCTATTGGCTGACTGGTGAATTTACAACAACACCCCAGCAACAAAAAGCGCTTACTTTATGGTTTCAACTATTCGCCATTATGAGTAGCGCACAGCTGTGGTTACAATACGTACCAACTGAAAAATTTATTCGAGCGCTGTTTGCCAGCCGATTGCCCAGCAGCTTTTCATATTTATTCGCTGGGCCATTACTCTTTCTGGAACAATTACGTCAGCAATTAGCGAGCATTAAGGAAGCTCAGCTCGCAAGAGGCGTTCCCCTTGATGGTCATCTTTGGCAACGATTGATTTCATTACCTGCTTTATTATTGCCTCTCATGACTCAAACATTGAGTGAGATGGCAATTCGTGGCGCGGCATTAGATATGCGAGGCTTTCGTTCTGTCAGTCATCGCACAACTCTAGATGCCCCTAAAGACAGTACGATGCAAAGTATTTTCCGTTATAGCCTTCTAATGGTCATTGTCATTGAAGGAGGGATCCGCTGGTGGTGGTAA
- a CDS encoding ECF transporter S component, which produces MSKSPILSSRTLVLIVFSIAINMLGGQISSMIKLPIFLDSIGTLICALLAGPWIAVLTGLLTNLLWGLLSGPIAAAFAPVAMMIGLSAGLLAHAGLFRTLPRVILSGVIITLALMLVAVPIRTYLFAGTTGSGADFFVAYFHAVGENLLESVAITVLGANIADKILSALIAWLLVRRLPLRAQQNFPHMARVR; this is translated from the coding sequence ATGTCTAAATCACCTATTCTTTCAAGTCGTACTTTGGTACTTATTGTTTTTTCAATCGCCATTAATATGTTAGGTGGACAAATCAGCTCCATGATTAAGCTGCCTATCTTTCTTGATTCGATCGGCACGTTGATCTGTGCATTGTTAGCCGGTCCATGGATTGCGGTATTAACAGGGTTATTAACCAATTTATTATGGGGATTGCTAAGTGGCCCTATTGCAGCGGCATTCGCACCCGTTGCTATGATGATAGGTCTTAGTGCTGGTTTGCTCGCTCATGCAGGGCTATTCCGTACATTACCGCGCGTTATTCTGTCTGGCGTGATTATTACATTGGCGTTGATGCTAGTTGCCGTACCAATTCGTACCTACCTGTTTGCTGGCACAACGGGTAGCGGTGCGGATTTCTTTGTCGCTTATTTCCATGCTGTTGGGGAAAACTTACTTGAGTCTGTCGCTATTACTGTCTTAGGTGCCAATATCGCGGATAAAATTCTTTCTGCATTAATCGCTTGGTTGTTAGTACGCCGCTTACCGTTACGTGCACAACAGAATTTTCCGCATATGGCTCGAGTCAGATAA
- a CDS encoding PPC domain-containing DNA-binding protein: MNAARLPSSGARYFALRLQPDDDVIPTLRNFIQQNQLKAAFIAGCVGSLTQVNLRFAGREETQQIMGKYEVVSLIGTLDATSEHLHLAISDENGHVQGGHMMNSCTVRTTLELVIGELDNITFTREYCQLSGYDELVVTPRHNHHDK, from the coding sequence ATGAATGCAGCTCGGCTTCCATCTTCTGGCGCGCGTTATTTCGCCCTTCGCTTGCAGCCAGACGATGATGTCATTCCAACATTACGTAATTTTATTCAACAAAATCAATTGAAAGCCGCTTTTATTGCGGGCTGTGTTGGTAGCTTAACCCAAGTTAATCTACGTTTTGCTGGAAGAGAAGAAACCCAGCAGATCATGGGTAAGTATGAAGTCGTTTCTCTGATCGGCACCTTAGATGCGACGAGTGAACATTTGCATTTAGCTATCTCAGATGAAAATGGTCATGTTCAAGGTGGGCATATGATGAACAGTTGTACCGTGAGAACAACCTTAGAATTAGTCATTGGAGAGTTAGATAACATCACCTTCACTCGAGAATATTGTCAATTATCCGGTTATGACGAACTTGTTGTTACCCCACGCCACAACCATCATGATAAATAA
- the ypfJ gene encoding KPN_02809 family neutral zinc metallopeptidase produces the protein MRWQDRRRSNNIEDRRSENTPRDYRNTGGGMRIPLRGKSGLVILIVIVVAGYYGVDLTGLITGEPISNPSSQQAQKRAISPQEEQLADFTSVMLASTEDIWQSEFKKLGKQYQQPKLVIYRNGTSTACGQGKAFMGPFYCPADSKVYIDLSFYNDMKTKLGAGGEFAQGYVVAHEIGHHVQHLLGIEQQVRRLQQGMSTKEANKLSVKLELQADCFAGVWGHNMDKEGILDDGDLQSALNAAQAIGDDRLQQQSQGRVIPDSFTHGTSQQRYFWFKKGFETGDINSCNTFSAKNNI, from the coding sequence ATGCGTTGGCAAGACCGTCGTCGTAGTAACAATATCGAGGATAGACGATCCGAAAATACCCCTCGTGATTATCGCAATACTGGTGGTGGAATGCGTATTCCTCTACGCGGAAAAAGTGGCCTTGTGATCCTGATTGTTATTGTGGTCGCCGGTTACTATGGTGTTGACCTGACAGGTTTAATTACAGGTGAACCTATTAGTAACCCATCATCTCAGCAAGCACAAAAAAGAGCGATTAGTCCACAAGAAGAACAGCTGGCAGATTTTACGTCAGTGATGCTGGCTTCCACTGAAGACATATGGCAGTCAGAATTCAAAAAATTAGGTAAACAGTATCAGCAGCCAAAGCTCGTTATTTATCGCAACGGCACCTCAACAGCATGTGGTCAAGGTAAAGCCTTTATGGGCCCATTTTATTGCCCAGCAGACAGTAAAGTGTATATCGACCTCTCATTTTATAATGACATGAAAACTAAATTAGGTGCGGGTGGTGAATTTGCACAAGGGTATGTTGTCGCTCATGAAATTGGTCATCATGTCCAACACTTATTAGGTATTGAGCAGCAGGTGAGACGATTACAGCAAGGCATGAGCACAAAAGAAGCCAATAAATTATCTGTCAAACTTGAGTTACAGGCCGACTGTTTTGCGGGAGTTTGGGGACATAATATGGACAAAGAAGGCATATTAGATGATGGGGATCTGCAATCGGCGTTGAATGCCGCGCAAGCCATTGGTGATGATAGGCTGCAACAACAAAGCCAAGGCCGTGTTATCCCTGACAGCTTTACGCATGGCACGTCTCAACAACGCTATTTTTGGTTTAAAAAAGGGTTTGAAACGGGAGATATCAACAGCTGTAACACCTTTTCGGCTAAAAACAACATTTAA
- a CDS encoding DUF7677 family protein — protein MKLSESVSSAIRTFSYFMASGSHVMLEGVDYLSLYGEEPSAIEQAYAIFINTLEIDEAGEVLNFIHAQKRATDYIRSYCDASFNVEPPYEEWEVALY, from the coding sequence ATGAAACTTAGTGAAAGTGTTAGCAGCGCCATAAGGACGTTTAGTTATTTTATGGCCAGTGGTTCACACGTTATGCTTGAGGGGGTTGATTACTTATCTCTTTATGGTGAAGAGCCCAGTGCAATTGAACAAGCCTACGCTATTTTTATCAATACCCTTGAAATTGATGAAGCAGGGGAAGTTTTGAATTTTATTCACGCACAAAAAAGAGCAACTGATTATATTCGCAGTTATTGTGATGCATCCTTTAATGTGGAACCCCCCTATGAAGAGTGGGAAGTCGCTTTATATTAA
- a CDS encoding DUF441 domain-containing protein translates to MSQVDPTLIILLVLAGLGIISHNMTVTLAMLFLLVVRITPLNNFFPWVEKYGLTIGVLILTIGVMAPIASGKISAQDVLGSFLNWKSLLAIVIGILVSWLGSRGVTLMSHQPSTVAGLLVGTVIGVALFRGVPVGPLIAAGILSLLIGKS, encoded by the coding sequence ATGAGTCAGGTTGATCCTACTTTGATAATTTTATTAGTTTTAGCGGGTCTTGGGATCATTAGTCATAATATGACAGTGACACTAGCGATGTTATTTCTTTTAGTCGTACGTATAACGCCTTTAAATAATTTTTTCCCTTGGGTAGAAAAATATGGCTTAACGATCGGGGTTTTAATCTTAACAATTGGCGTTATGGCCCCTATTGCAAGCGGTAAAATCTCTGCACAAGATGTATTAGGTTCTTTTTTAAACTGGAAATCACTGCTGGCTATCGTGATAGGGATTTTAGTTTCTTGGCTAGGTAGCCGAGGCGTGACATTAATGTCACACCAACCCTCAACAGTGGCAGGTTTATTAGTGGGTACGGTGATTGGCGTGGCGCTATTTCGTGGTGTGCCTGTCGGTCCTCTTATTGCCGCGGGGATATTATCATTGTTGATTGGGAAATCTTAG
- a CDS encoding tRNA(Met) cytidine acetyltransferase TmcA: MNDSLPEICAQLSDYGYRRLLVLSGESQWVVERLQEIQSTISGDWLTLSSTMPNALPVKSAHLLLGREFLHAVFDAREGLHSEALAMLAGTLKAGSLLILCTPAQHIWADTLDSDSLRWNEQNGAIATPNFVHHLQRVIKSRPDVLLWQQYRQPYFSRLPEQAHWQAPSGEATAAQQIALNQLLAATSGVWGVIAPRGRGKSTLAGMLIKKWQGKCWCCAPAKVAIQTLEKYAGGAVSFFSPDELLRYCLKDGEIDADWLIIDEAAAIPNYILRQLVSYFPRVLLTTTVEGYEGTGRGFINKFCSHLDNFTSLHLAAPIRWAENDPLENWLNQALLLEETDISTETHSVCLIEQTTQQQLADNPEQLKNFYGLLTSAHYRTSPLDLRRLLDASQQQFMTAKSSTQLVGALWMVEEGSLDHALSWQVWAGLRRPRGNLLVQSLAAHSYFPEAAQMRSQRTMRIAVAPAYRRQKIGLQLLAAQKHLALEQGRDFLSVSFGLTPELLSFWQQAGYRLVRVGSHLEASSGCYTAMAILPLSAQASLLCEQAERCLSKDLFWRKDLSHFNLPFCEQQHLSDEDWLELVGFAFYHRTLEASSAAIQRLLTQHEGGLLLLRFYFQLQLSLEEICQQLQLAGQKAWLKQARAELKQCLQRDYPELVEMVAQKTNLSCF; encoded by the coding sequence ATGAATGACTCACTTCCTGAAATATGTGCTCAATTAAGTGACTATGGCTATCGACGCTTACTGGTATTATCGGGTGAAAGCCAGTGGGTGGTTGAACGGTTGCAAGAGATCCAATCTACCATAAGTGGTGACTGGCTGACACTTTCATCAACCATGCCAAATGCTTTACCCGTCAAAAGTGCCCATTTATTATTAGGTCGAGAGTTTTTACATGCTGTTTTCGATGCCCGAGAAGGATTACACAGTGAAGCATTAGCCATGCTGGCAGGAACATTAAAAGCGGGCAGTTTATTGATTTTATGTACACCAGCGCAGCATATTTGGGCCGATACGCTAGATAGTGACAGTTTACGCTGGAATGAACAAAATGGCGCGATAGCAACGCCTAATTTTGTTCATCATCTACAACGAGTTATAAAATCACGCCCCGATGTCTTGCTGTGGCAACAGTATCGGCAACCCTATTTTTCGCGACTACCAGAACAAGCACATTGGCAAGCACCTTCAGGTGAAGCAACAGCGGCACAACAAATAGCATTAAACCAATTATTAGCAGCAACATCTGGGGTATGGGGAGTGATTGCCCCTAGAGGGCGTGGTAAATCCACTCTCGCGGGGATGCTGATAAAAAAATGGCAAGGAAAATGTTGGTGTTGTGCACCCGCAAAGGTTGCTATACAAACCCTTGAAAAGTACGCTGGTGGCGCAGTGAGCTTTTTCTCGCCTGATGAGTTGCTACGTTATTGCCTGAAGGATGGCGAAATTGATGCAGACTGGTTAATTATTGATGAAGCTGCGGCGATCCCTAACTATATTTTGCGACAATTAGTCAGCTATTTTCCTCGAGTCTTATTAACGACCACGGTGGAGGGTTATGAAGGCACAGGTCGAGGCTTTATCAATAAATTCTGTAGCCATTTGGATAATTTTACATCACTTCATTTAGCGGCACCTATCCGTTGGGCAGAAAATGACCCTTTAGAAAATTGGCTTAACCAAGCATTACTGCTTGAGGAAACTGACATTAGCACAGAAACTCACTCGGTATGCTTAATCGAACAGACGACTCAACAACAGCTAGCGGACAACCCAGAACAGCTAAAAAACTTTTATGGACTCTTAACTAGCGCTCATTATCGAACATCCCCCCTTGACCTACGTCGCTTACTTGATGCCAGCCAGCAGCAATTTATGACAGCAAAATCATCGACTCAATTGGTCGGGGCATTATGGATGGTGGAAGAAGGGAGTTTAGACCATGCATTAAGTTGGCAGGTATGGGCTGGTTTGCGTCGTCCTCGCGGTAATTTGCTGGTGCAATCTCTTGCGGCGCACAGTTATTTTCCTGAAGCAGCACAAATGCGTTCCCAGCGTACTATGCGAATTGCTGTTGCTCCTGCCTATCGCCGGCAAAAAATAGGTTTACAACTACTTGCCGCACAAAAACACCTAGCCCTTGAGCAAGGAAGGGATTTTTTATCTGTGAGTTTTGGGCTGACCCCTGAATTATTAAGTTTTTGGCAGCAAGCGGGTTACCGATTAGTGCGTGTAGGCAGTCACCTTGAAGCGAGCAGTGGATGTTATACCGCAATGGCGATACTGCCGTTATCAGCACAGGCCTCACTGTTATGTGAACAAGCTGAACGGTGTTTATCAAAAGATCTGTTTTGGCGAAAAGACCTTAGTCATTTCAATTTGCCATTCTGTGAACAACAACATTTGAGTGACGAAGACTGGTTAGAACTCGTGGGTTTTGCTTTTTATCACAGAACACTTGAAGCTAGCAGTGCGGCGATACAGAGGTTACTGACTCAACACGAAGGTGGGTTGTTGTTATTGCGTTTCTATTTTCAATTACAATTATCGCTCGAAGAGATATGCCAGCAACTACAGCTAGCAGGACAAAAGGCTTGGTTAAAGCAAGCTCGGGCAGAATTGAAGCAATGCCTTCAACGTGACTACCCTGAGCTTGTGGAAATGGTAGCGCAAAAAACTAATCTTTCTTGTTTTTAG
- a CDS encoding YpfN family protein, protein MHWLADYWWVVLLILVGIIWNAIKEMMRFDHKKFLDNKPEIPPHKDNNHLWDDEDDWPKNKKD, encoded by the coding sequence ATGCATTGGTTAGCAGATTATTGGTGGGTAGTCCTACTGATTTTAGTCGGCATCATCTGGAACGCTATCAAAGAGATGATGCGGTTTGATCATAAAAAATTTCTTGATAATAAACCAGAGATACCGCCACATAAAGATAACAACCATCTTTGGGATGATGAGGACGATTGGCCTAAAAACAAGAAAGATTAG
- a CDS encoding DUF454 family protein produces MTKGFLILLGWLAVILAFLGVVLPVLPTTPFLLLAAWCFSRSSPRFHHWLLYRSWFGGYIRHWQTYKGLPKGAKPKAMVVILVTFMISIWVVNFWWLKLGLFILLCWLLFFMYRLPVIDKPIPSKNELP; encoded by the coding sequence ATAACAAAAGGATTTTTAATTTTATTAGGTTGGCTCGCGGTAATACTCGCCTTTTTAGGCGTTGTATTGCCGGTATTGCCAACAACGCCATTTTTACTCTTAGCCGCATGGTGTTTTTCTCGCTCATCACCGCGTTTTCATCACTGGTTACTCTATCGCTCTTGGTTTGGTGGATATATTCGGCATTGGCAAACCTATAAAGGCCTACCAAAAGGGGCTAAACCTAAAGCAATGGTAGTGATATTGGTGACATTTATGATATCGATTTGGGTTGTTAACTTTTGGTGGTTAAAACTCGGACTATTTATTTTGTTATGTTGGTTACTCTTTTTTATGTATCGCTTACCTGTGATTGATAAACCAATCCCGAGTAAAAATGAATTGCCATGA
- a CDS encoding M15 family metallopeptidase: MISIEMLTGRSTEHLVTLGGPHRLQFNATKAFLAMQQAAARAGFKLQSASAFRDFSRQQLIWNEKFSGKRPVLDKQSQPLDITLLTEGELCEAILHWSALPGASRHHWGTEIDVYDPLRLPAGQSLQLEPWEYESGGYFAELNQWLSDNMATYYFYRPFTAKDAGVAYEPWHISYWPLSHEAEQLLTPEVIKTVLQQEDILGHDWLLANLEYVFNRYIKIAE, translated from the coding sequence ATGATTTCGATTGAAATGCTAACAGGTCGTTCAACGGAGCATCTCGTCACATTAGGTGGTCCTCATCGCCTTCAGTTTAATGCGACCAAAGCATTTTTAGCCATGCAACAAGCCGCGGCAAGAGCAGGCTTTAAACTCCAGTCTGCGAGTGCATTTCGTGATTTTTCTCGCCAGCAACTGATTTGGAATGAGAAATTCTCAGGGAAACGCCCTGTACTTGATAAACAGAGCCAGCCATTAGACATTACGTTGTTAACGGAAGGCGAGTTATGTGAGGCAATTTTACATTGGTCCGCCCTGCCCGGAGCAAGTCGGCATCACTGGGGAACTGAAATCGATGTTTATGACCCTTTACGCCTTCCCGCGGGGCAGTCACTGCAACTTGAACCTTGGGAATACGAATCAGGCGGTTATTTTGCTGAACTGAATCAATGGTTGAGTGACAATATGGCCACCTACTATTTCTACCGCCCTTTTACCGCCAAAGATGCCGGTGTTGCTTATGAGCCTTGGCATATTAGTTATTGGCCGTTGTCACATGAGGCCGAGCAACTGTTAACACCTGAAGTCATCAAAACTGTTTTGCAACAAGAAGATATTTTGGGTCACGATTGGTTATTAGCCAATTTAGAGTACGTTTTTAATCGCTATATTAAAATAGCGGAATAA
- the dapE gene encoding succinyl-diaminopimelate desuccinylase, producing MDCPVIQLAQALISRPSISPDDQGCQALLIERLKKKGFVVEDMPFGDTQNFWAHHGTDGETLAFAGHTDVVPAGDPAKWQTPPFTPTIINQHLYGRGAADMKGSVAAMIVAAERFVEKHPNHRGRLAFLITSDEEAKATNGTVKVVETLMQRNERLDYCLVGEPSSQSQLGDTVKNGRRGSLTAHLTILGTQGHVAYPHLADNPVHRATRFLDELVSTQWDQGNEFFPETSMQIANVQAGTGATNVIPGEFFVQFNFRFSSELTDKMIKERVEEMLARHQLKYELVWSLSGQPFLTRSGHLVDATTQAIRELTGRTTELSTSGGTSDGRFIAQMGAQVIELGPLNATIHKVDECVKVSDLQQLALIYERIMELLLL from the coding sequence ATGGATTGTCCTGTTATACAACTTGCTCAAGCACTCATTTCTCGCCCATCAATTAGCCCTGATGATCAAGGCTGCCAAGCTTTATTAATCGAACGATTAAAAAAGAAAGGCTTCGTGGTGGAAGATATGCCCTTCGGTGATACCCAAAATTTCTGGGCACATCATGGTACAGATGGTGAAACCTTAGCTTTTGCGGGGCATACTGATGTGGTGCCTGCTGGCGATCCTGCTAAATGGCAAACACCGCCTTTTACACCGACGATTATTAATCAGCATCTATATGGACGCGGTGCCGCTGATATGAAAGGCTCCGTAGCCGCAATGATTGTGGCTGCTGAACGCTTTGTCGAAAAACATCCTAACCACCGTGGCCGGTTGGCTTTTTTGATCACTTCCGATGAAGAAGCTAAAGCAACCAATGGTACGGTCAAAGTTGTTGAAACACTAATGCAGCGCAATGAGCGTTTAGATTATTGCTTGGTGGGTGAGCCTTCTAGTCAATCGCAACTTGGTGATACCGTTAAAAATGGTCGACGTGGCTCATTGACCGCTCATTTAACCATTTTAGGCACGCAAGGACATGTCGCTTACCCCCATCTTGCCGATAATCCAGTCCATCGTGCGACCCGTTTTTTAGATGAACTCGTTTCGACACAGTGGGATCAAGGAAATGAATTTTTCCCTGAAACCAGCATGCAAATAGCTAACGTACAAGCAGGAACAGGCGCAACCAACGTTATTCCTGGTGAGTTTTTTGTCCAATTTAATTTCCGATTCAGTTCGGAATTAACGGATAAAATGATCAAAGAGCGTGTTGAAGAGATGCTTGCTCGCCACCAGCTAAAATATGAGTTGGTTTGGTCATTATCAGGTCAACCTTTTTTGACACGCTCAGGTCATTTAGTTGATGCGACGACCCAAGCTATCCGTGAATTAACCGGTCGAACGACTGAGTTATCGACTAGCGGGGGAACATCTGATGGCCGTTTCATTGCGCAAATGGGGGCTCAAGTCATTGAGTTAGGTCCATTAAATGCAACTATTCATAAGGTTGACGAGTGTGTCAAGGTCAGTGATTTGCAACAACTCGCTTTAATCTATGAGCGAATTATGGAGCTATTGCTATTATGA
- a CDS encoding ArsC family reductase yields the protein MSNTSSYIMYGIKNCDTIKKARRYLEDNDISYQFHDYRVDGIDDALLSSFIAELGWEVLVNKRGTTWRKLSDEEKNAVVDTESAKQVLLAEPAMIKRPILVSADKRYLVGFSAAEYQQFTQ from the coding sequence ATGTCCAACACTTCCTCTTACATCATGTATGGCATCAAAAATTGTGACACGATCAAAAAAGCTCGCCGCTACTTGGAAGACAATGATATTAGTTACCAATTTCATGATTATCGCGTTGATGGAATTGATGATGCCTTACTCTCCTCTTTCATCGCAGAACTGGGTTGGGAAGTCTTAGTCAACAAAAGAGGGACAACTTGGCGTAAACTTAGCGACGAGGAAAAAAATGCCGTTGTCGATACTGAAAGTGCTAAGCAAGTCTTGTTGGCAGAACCCGCAATGATCAAACGACCCATTCTTGTATCAGCAGATAAGCGTTATCTTGTCGGCTTTTCTGCTGCTGAATACCAACAGTTTACCCAATAA
- a CDS encoding LuxR C-terminal-related transcriptional regulator has protein sequence MSSQTVMIIDEHPIYRYGLRQLINADEDFHVTAESCNCSEALHIAEEIQPNIILIDTNIYGIKTFETIRSLRKYCLKSYLLVLSFSSSKTDVYSAIDSGAQGYLLKNSDLDMLMNSMRKAAAGHHVFSEKVYQCLSNRHRLHDPVSSLTRREREILHEIAAGLKNREISKLLFISEETVKVHIRNLLKKLNVRSRLEASLIYMRSK, from the coding sequence ATGTCTTCCCAAACCGTTATGATCATTGATGAACATCCGATTTATCGCTATGGTTTACGACAATTAATCAACGCAGATGAAGATTTTCATGTCACAGCAGAAAGCTGTAATTGCTCTGAAGCGCTACATATTGCGGAGGAAATACAACCTAATATCATTCTTATTGACACCAACATCTATGGTATTAAAACATTCGAAACGATCAGGTCATTACGCAAATACTGCCTGAAATCCTACCTGCTCGTTCTATCATTTTCTTCATCTAAAACAGATGTCTATAGCGCAATAGATTCTGGAGCACAAGGTTACTTACTCAAAAATAGTGACCTTGATATGCTCATGAACAGCATGCGTAAAGCGGCTGCGGGTCATCATGTGTTTAGTGAAAAAGTGTATCAGTGCCTGAGCAACCGTCATCGGCTGCATGATCCTGTGTCATCGTTAACGCGCCGAGAGCGTGAAATACTACATGAAATAGCCGCGGGACTAAAAAATAGAGAAATATCGAAATTACTTTTTATCTCGGAAGAAACGGTGAAAGTGCATATCCGTAATTTACTAAAAAAATTAAATGTACGTTCTCGTTTAGAAGCCAGCTTAATATATATGCGCTCTAAATAA